Within Fusarium fujikuroi IMI 58289 draft genome, chromosome FFUJ_chr08, the genomic segment TGAGAGGGCCATTGAGGCCACTCTATTATTATGCTCAAAGGTATGCAAGCATTTACCCGTTTCTGCGTTCCAGATCTTGACTGTGCTTGACTTTGAACTTGCTACAAGACATTGATGgtctgctgagaaggccgcTAAATGTACCCACCCAACGTCCTTGAGCGTGTAGAGGCATGTACCAGCTATAGTATCCCAGACTTTAATTGTGTAATCACCTGAGCATGAAGCTAGGCGATTGCTATTCGCTGAGAAGGTCACCAAGTTTATTACCCCGCGGTGGCCTTCAAGTGTCTGTAGGCATACACCTGTTTCGGCATCCCAGATCTTGACTGTAGTATCGCTGGAACCTGATACGACTCGCAAGCCATCTGCCGAAATGGCAATAGACTGCACGCTCTGATCGTGATATTCAAATGGTAGCGGGTTTGTGTCGATTGATGCAGCCCAGATCCTTACGGAGCCATCACCTGAACCTGATATAAGATGCTGCCCATCAGCCGTAAAGGCCACAGATTCTACTGGGCCATCAAAGCCTTTTAGAGTTTGCAGGACTGAGCCGGTTTCTGCATCGAAGAGTTTGATCATGGATTCGGAAGTACCCAAAGCGACATGTTCACTATCAGCTGAGAATGCTATTGTAAGCCCGGAAGTCCAGGGGCTTTCCACTATCGGAAGTTCAGAGCCTGTCGCCGAGTCCCAGATTTTGATCCCATTTTCGCGCAAGACTGAAGCAAGACGTTTACCGTCTGGAGAGAAGGCAACTGACATGACGTTATCATTGTAAGCCTGTAGCGTCTGTAGGCATGAGAATGATTTCATGTCCCAGATCTTAACCGTACCATCAGTCGATCCTGACACAAGACACTGGTTGTCTGGTGAGAAGGCCATTGAAGTAACCTCGCCAGAGTGGTCTTCAAGAGTCTTGACACATTCTCCCGTTTTCCAACTCCAGATCTTGATTGTCGAATCATTTGACCCCGAAACGAGATGCTGGCCATCCGGAGAGGAAGCCAATGAGCTCACATCTTCGTCGTGATCCTCTAGTGTCTGTAGACACAATCCTGTTTTCGTGTCCCATATCTTTATAGTTCTCGAAGCCGATGCAAGAGTTTCTCCATCAGGTAGAAAGATGAGGGAATGGATGTCATGATAATGGCCCTCAAGAGTATGTCGACACAGGCCTGTTTCTAACTCCCATATTTTGACTTTCTCGTCCCATCCACCTGATGCAATTAGCTGGTTATCTGGTGAGACAGCTACTGAAAAAACCGCACGGTCATGACCTTCAAGTGTTTGTAGACAATTATCCCAGTTATTATCCATCTTGGGCTTCAGAGTTATCCAATCTGGCTCTTCGTGCTTGAATAGCTGCCGAACGAGGCTACATTCTGGACTAAAGACTAGTGCTGAGGCATAGGCTTGCAGCGGGGCAGTCTCGATCGCTCGCCTATGGGTGAGGATAAAACGGCGCGCATCTTGGAGCAGCTTCGTCACTGGGGCTGGTGCATTGGAACTCTATGTATGATTGTTAGATTGTCTCCAAGATATGCTCTGAGTAACCCACAGTAGCCAGCCCCTCGAGCTTATACATGGCCTTGACTCCTTCCACTGTGCTACTCAAGAGACTGAGAGCTTCTAGCCAGTATGGATATTTCTTCTGAATAAACACGTGGATATCACCACCATTTCTCAAATTGTTGTCAAGCCCGGTGGGCTCGGAGTCGCGGAGATGATCTACCCAATAAATGCAAGAGTATCGAATGGGATCCAGTCGCTTGAGAACATTCGCTGAGATATCGTTGATATTAAACCCTGGACGGCCAAGTTGGCACATATCACGTCTCAGAGTCTTTGAAAGTGCCTGCAATGACCTCTCCAAGATCACCCCATGTTGATACGCAAGACCTAACGGTGAAATCACGTCTACCGCCTTTTGGACCAAGAAGTCTTTGGCCGACTGATGCAGGAAATAGATAGCATCACCTCGAAGTGTTAGGAAAGAACCACAACACTCGATAACTTCTGAcaggtcatcatcttcatcctcatacTGTGACCCTAGAAGAGTTCTCAATTCAGTCAAGGTGACTGGTTGATACACGACAGAAGCAAGAGCCAGTATCTCTCTACATATCTCTGCATCTTGTAAAGAGGAGATATAATCCATCATTCTTTCGTACAGCGGGTCAAGTCCCTTTGGGAACTCTTCCAGCTTGAGGCGTGTGTGACGCTTGCGCAACACCTTGTTATCTGAGAGTCCCTGACAAACTAAAGCGACCCATAGGAACGTGCCCTCAGCATTCTCAACCAAGTAGCTCATCACGTCGCTTTTGAGCTTCGAGTCGTATTGCTTCTGGTTAGCCAACTTCTCCACCTTCCAATCAATGAATGCTTCAACGGCCTTGGATACTGAGTCTTGATTTAACTCAAGATGTATCCTGACTTTCTGCGTGGAAAGGTCTAAGGCCTGTTCGATTTCCGGCCAGTTACGGCTTGTCACGATCCACTTGACATTACTAGACTTGATTATCAAGTCAAGGAGCTTCTCTTGGTCTGTTGTacactcatcaacagcatcaacaatcagGAGCACGTCATCTAGTATCGGGTCCTCAAGCATGgacttgaagatcttggataGAGCTTGCCATGCATTCCCATCTTCAAACAGCTGCTTCCCCGCATGATCATACTTCTCGTCGATGTAAGAGAcaagaggaggatgttgaacCACAAGAAGGTAGATCAGACCACGGAGCACGGCTGTCGCGTTACTTAATCGTGCTTCAGTAGCTTGGCAAAAGAAGTATGATAAGAGACTCCTGTGTTCTTTCTTAAGCTCATTGATGAGTCCACATAGTAGCATTGTTTTACCCTTTCCGGGGTCGCCTTTGATCCAAAGAAGCTGACTCTGTGTGGCGTTGTACCATTCTTGAAATTTGTCATTTTCAAGAATCCATAGGTACGCATCTTCGAGAAGCCCGCCTTTTGTTTCTTCGATACGGCTCTTGTCATCACGAGGATCAGTCTCGCGCAGATCACGCAGACACTTGTTGTACTTTTCGTTTTGAAGCCAATAGTCATGCTGAGCACTCTTTGGTGTTCCTGTGGGGATTTCCTCCGTAGGAGGAAGCTTTTCTAGGAATTCCCTTGCGAAAGCGGCTGCGGTGGCAGCAGCATATTCCTGCCATTCCTTGCTCTTGTGAGAGTCAGAATAATCACATATTCCCCGTACCGACAAAGAGGGACAGATATCATTCAGGCCAGCCGCTTCCATTTCGAAACAAATGGCATTAAGGTCCTGGGCGACCTTATCGCGAACTGTcgaatcttttataacttgATTGCCGGAGGCAATGGTACCGTAATAGATATGTGGGTTATCTGTACTCCGGTCGCTTCTCTTTACCAGCGCTGAAGCGCTGCATTCATTGCAGCTTTGTGCTTGAGAGTCGTGTCGATATtctggagagaagagacggTCTGCTGTAGTTGGACGGGTGTACGCTGGATACTCTCTGAAATTCTTTTCTAATATGACGGGAATCCGACTGCTATACGGTTGATGCTCCGCTTGTAGAAGAGATAAAGCTTTGCCAATCAGATGAGCCAAAGTCCTCGGGACTGCAGTATGATGAATTTGTCCTCTTTCAATTATCTTGCCAAGATCGTGCTGCACCACGCGGGTACCAACAACAATATCGCCTAAACGAATGTCAAAGTCTTCACCCGGGACTCCGCCGCCAATCCCTACCATGAGACTAAGATAAATCGATGTGAACGTGCGGGTAAGATTAGTCAACACGTTTACCGCATTGTTTGTTCCATACTCATTAGTTGGCAAACACGCAATAGCGATGTTGTGGCACCCTATGCTGCCAAGTATATACGAGTTGGTGTCGTTTTTCTGCTTGGGCAACGGTTCGTGGACATTATCCAGCACAGCTCGAGCTGCAGTCAATTCCTTTGGTAGTGCACAGATCCAGG encodes:
- a CDS encoding related to vegetatible incompatibility protein HET-E-1; its protein translation is MAHQPQKRRLTLRPDPDHIGHKSQKISRASYEQYTIAWICALPKELTAARAVLDNVHEPLPKQKNDTNSYILGSIGCHNIAIACLPTNEYGTNNAVNVLTNLTRTFTSIYLSLMVGIGGGVPGEDFDIRLGDIVVGTRVVQHDLGKIIERGQIHHTAVPRTLAHLIGKALSLLQAEHQPYSSRIPVILEKNFREYPAYTRPTTADRLFSPEYRHDSQAQSCNECSASALVKRSDRSTDNPHIYYGTIASGNQVIKDSTVRDKVAQDLNAICFEMEAAGLNDICPSLSVRGICDYSDSHKSKEWQEYAAATAAAFAREFLEKLPPTEEIPTGTPKSAQHDYWLQNEKYNKCLRDLRETDPRDDKSRIEETKGGLLEDAYLWILENDKFQEWYNATQSQLLWIKGDPGKGKTMLLCGLINELKKEHRSLLSYFFCQATEARLSNATAVLRGLIYLLVVQHPPLVSYIDEKYDHAGKQLFEDGNAWQALSKIFKSMLEDPILDDVLLIVDAVDECTTDQEKLLDLIIKSSNVKWIVTSRNWPEIEQALDLSTQKVRIHLELNQDSVSKAVEAFIDWKVEKLANQKQYDSKLKSDVMSYLVENAEGTFLWVALVCQGLSDNKVLRKRHTRLKLEEFPKGLDPLYERMMDYISSLQDAEICREILALASVVYQPVTLTELRTLLGSQYEDEDDDLSEVIECCGSFLTLRGDAIYFLHQSAKDFLVQKAVDVISPLGLAYQHGVILERSLQALSKTLRRDMCQLGRPGFNINDISANVLKRLDPIRYSCIYWVDHLRDSEPTGLDNNLRNGGDIHVFIQKKYPYWLEALSLLSSTVEGVKAMYKLEGLATSSNAPAPVTKLLQDARRFILTHRRAIETAPLQAYASALVFSPECSLVRQLFKHEEPDWITLKPKMDNNWDNCLQTLEGHDRAVFSVAVSPDNQLIASGGWDEKVKIWELETGLCRHTLEGHYHDIHSLIFLPDGETLASASRTIKIWDTKTGLCLQTLEDHDEDVSSLASSPDGQHLVSGSNDSTIKIWSWKTGECVKTLEDHSGEVTSMAFSPDNQCLVSGSTDGTVKIWDMKSFSCLQTLQAYNDNVMSVAFSPDGKRLASVLRENGIKIWDSATGSELPIVESPWTSGLTIAFSADSEHVALGTSESMIKLFDAETGSVLQTLKGFDGPVESVAFTADGQHLISGSGDGSVRIWAASIDTNPLPFEYHDQSVQSIAISADGLRVVSGSSDTTVKIWDAETGVCLQTLEGHRGVINLVTFSANSNRLASCSGDYTIKVWDTIAGTCLYTLKDVGWVHLAAFSADHQCLVASSKSSTVKIWNAETGKCLHTFEHNNRVASMALSVDSRCLATGSHDGMIRIWKIRDQGFKFLQGRHARSISSLAFSVDSQYLASGSYDAKVNIWDSERCTCLYTINIGITLHHLSFDLWTNSQLHTDIGTLYLVVPNSTPKVNSDLLGINTMPASDRSSRCIHVNGEWIVKHGENVLWLPPSYRPTVSAVFRSTVATGHDSGRVLIMRFSGDGDDKSC